The genomic DNA TCATTGGTGTGTTCGAGTCACGTCATCAAAACCAGGCTCACTCAGCCGACACTTGGCCGGTGTCCCTGCCGCCGCGAAGAAAGCCATCCGTAGTAGTCCCATAATGGCGATTCGCATTGGGGGCAGGCGTTTGGTTTCTACAATGTCGAAGAAGCCGTACGGGTGACTCCATACACTCGTCTGTTCGGAACACCGTCGGCCAACACGCCAGTTTGCCGAACTGCCGCCCGCATCGCTGCATGGCGTAATGGCGCATATCACTAAGGCGTGCCCAACCATCGACACCAGTGATCAGCTATCTTAGGGCGTAGAACGATGTCGTTGCGGGGACGAGACCCGCAAAGGCGGTTCGTAATTGGGCTGTCGGGATGGAATGGTGCGATCTCGGCCGTTGAGCAAAGAAAGATCTATGAATAGGCACGCAACCGCCTTGGGACTTTTGGGTGTAACACCTTGGTCGCTCTCGATCTCGGCAGTCTTCTGATAGCGTCGGAGTATGTAGATAAGCGCCCTTCTTTGCAGCCTGCTTACATATTGGGTCAATGAACCTGACAGGCTTGCCAAAAAATACCTCCGTGAACAATCCGCCGGCCGTGACCCGTACTGCACGTTTGTAAACGAAAGAAATCATGTCGGACGGAACGACGCCGATGAGAAGCCCCACTCGCGGCGCAAACACAACCGACAACGCCGCGGGGAAAAGCCTAAACAAAACCATGAACGTAGATGACCTCGAAGCGGACCCCGAGTGGTCCGCGGAGCACGACCTCGTTTACCCGGAAGGAGGATGGACGGCATGGTCCCAGGTTTTGGCCGGCAACATGCTCAACGCGCTGGCGTGGGGCTACCCGGCGACGTTCGGCGTCTACCAACTCTACTACACCGATAAGTTGCACCTGCCCGCGGCCCAGGTTTCATGGATCGGCTCGGTCCAGATCTTCCTGACATTTGCCCTATGCACCATCTCGGGCCGGCTGACGGACGCCGGCTACGCCCGGCATGCCGTTTTAGTGGGGTGTGTTTTTGTCGTCTTTGGCTCCTTCATGACCAGTCTATGCACTCGGTACTGGCAGATCATGCTCGCCCAGGGCGTCTGCACCGGCATGGGCCTCGGTGTCCTCTTCATGCCAAgcgtcgccatcatcgggTCCTACTTCAAGGAAAAGCGGTCTTTGGCTCTGGCAGTTTCGACAACAGGCACTGGCGTCGGCAGCCTTATCTTTCCATCGACCCTGCAGTACCTTGTTCCGCAAGTCGGGTTCCCTTGGGCCGTACGTTGCTCCGCCTttgtcgccctcgccgttgcGACGATAGCCAATATGCTTCTGAGGCCCCGGCTACCCCCGAGAAAGTCCGGTCCGCTGGTCGAGTGGACCGCTTTTCGGGAAGGGCCGTACATTTTGTTCACCTTGGGAGTATTCTTCTATTTCATGGCACTGTATTTTGGTTTCTTCTACGTGAGTCGCAAACAGCCGCGGTGTGCCCCCAACACGTGCTCACGAACGCAACAGATCAACACGTACTCCCGAAAGATTGTAGGGTTTTCGACGACCGATTCGGTATCGCTGCTTCTCATCACCAATGGCATGGGCATACCCATTCGCCCGGTcgttggctggctggctgaccGTCATGTCGGCCCCATCAACATGTTCATGTTGATGGTATTCCTGCTGGGCGGCATGGAGTTTGTATGGATCGGTGTAGAGACCAGGACGGGCATGTACGTCTTCAGCGTCTTTTTCGGCTTGTCCAACGGAGCGGCACAGGGGGTGTTTGTAGGTTCAACGGCAAGCCTGACGACAGACCCGCAGAAGATGGGCACGCGCTTCGGTATGATTGCAACGATATCGGGCTTCGCGTCGTTGGCCGGGCCTCCAACGGCTGGCGCCATCATTGACAAGGCCGGCGGGCAGTATCTCGGGGCTCAGATATGGGGTGGCGCTATGATGATAGCGAACTCACTGATGATTGCAGCGGCGAGAACCGCCAAGGCGGGGAAAGCCTGGAGGGTCAAGCTGTAATTGAAAAGTAATAGTACTTGGTTGCGAAGAGGTTTCAAGAGGGAGCGGCCGCGGGTATCGTACGTAGCTGGCAGCAAATACAAAAAAGCGGCATCTTTGCAACCAGGTCGCCGACCAACCTGACATGCTAGCACATCTGTTGTTCGGCGTGTAAGGCTtaggaaagaaagaagagaatgGTCTGTTAGTCTGCTTTTTATATGGCGCCTTGTTCTACTTCTTTCTCAACAAATCGAGGGCTTCCGAAAGCAGTCGCGCAATTTGCTTGCCATCTTCCCAGGCGAAGTCGTGATCGTGGGTGAGATTCTTGGCGACCGTGCAttcgacgccgtccttcTTTAACTTAGACGCCATGCCGTCGATCTCGGGCTCGTCCACGAGCGAGTCGTCGGGAGACCACGCCAGCAAGATGAGATTCTGCGCAGGTAAGGCGTCCTTGAAGCTGCCCGAGAAGGTGGCCGGCACGACCTTGTTCCAGGACTTCTGGTCTTCGCCAAAGGCACCGGCAATGAACTGGGTATAGCTCTGGCCGTGGCGGGCGTTGAAGTCATGCAACTCGTAGATGCCGGCCACGCCAATAaacgccgccggcatcttGACTTCGGATGgtggggcggcgccgagagcAACAGGCCCCATCGGCAGCTGGAGGGCCAAGGTAGCGCCGGCCGAGTGACCGATTAGGATGTAACGGTCCTGGATATCGTACTCGCGCTGcaagaaggcgagggccgACCAGATGTCACGGAGGTGGTCCGGATGTTGAGCGAGACGAAGTTCGGCCGGAGGGGTGACGGCGGGGTCTTGCTGGAAGAGAGGGTGCGGGGAGAGGCGGTAGTCAATACCGACGAAGCCACGAATCTCGGACTTGGGAACGGAGCCAGTCTTGGCGATTTCGTCGATCGAATGCTCAAAATCATGAAAGGTCTTGCGGGGGTCACGCCACGCACCGCCGTGGAGATAGCTAATCGCAAGCACGTTAATGATAGTCCACAGGCGGCGGCACTCATGACAACTCACATTACCCAGTACCCGGACGCATTCTCTGCGGGTTGGGGCAACTCCCAAACTCCCAACCTCTGGAGCTCGTTGTCTGCGGCGTAATGATGCTCGGTGAACGTCAGAGAATCCGGCATGACGACGACAGCCTAATGTGACCTGTATGGTTGttggcggaggcggcggcgggggcggctTATCACTCTGACTATGTATGTGTGGTCGATGTGGAGGGCGCGACTAGGCAAAAAAGGACCCGAAGAGCTGAAATGCTCCGAGATAGATTGGCACGACGTAGAACAGCCGAGATGTGCGGCGGTGAGAGGCTGGCAGTGTAGGTCCAGAGGGGCGTTGTGGATAGGATTGATGTCTAGACGACGATAATGTtgcgagaagaaggaaaaagggACTTATGTCAGTGCGACGACCGGTGCGGTCGTTGGACTGTTCAGTGTACCCGGAGCTGTTGATAACAGAAGAGGGCAGAACATGTGGGTGGGGCCTTCCGTCTTCCGGCTTTCCGTCCTCGCATCCGCCTCCGAGAAGCACCATTTCAGGCCTTTAACCTTCCCATCTTGGCCCGGCTGCCGGCGCGTCTTGTTTTCATTATCCTCAGAACCTCAGACTCGGTCCTGTACCAGCATCATCCTACCTCGTCATAAGCAGGTATCTTGGCCAGGTGCCAGTGGAGTTGAAACGCCGAATCCGGTTCTACGAGGTACTCGGTTCTTAGAACTCAATGGCGACCCTAGGCCACCGGTACATGCGATGCAATGCTAGACACCAGAAATTGAGCGGGAGTTGAGTCGTCGGTTGATGTAACGATGGAACGACGGGCTGCGACGTGCGAGTAACACTCCGAAATGGCCGCTGCCCGCTGGCCACCAGTCTTCCACCAGTCCTCCATCCGCAGCTGATTGCAAACATACTCAAAGCGGTGTTCTACCCCGACGACGGGATGTCAACCACTTTTTACCACCAGACGGCTGCTGATCTTTCTCGGCCCCGATATGCATTGAAtaccaagaagaagcaaaatAGAGAAAAAATACACTCCCGTGGGCTTTGCAGCTTGGCTGGTGGCACTTGTCAATTGGATGACGCCCGCGTCCGTGCGAAGCCAGAGTGTCTGTGTGACATATCCTGGAGACCTGAAAACCCCGATCCGTCGGAACAACAACGGCAACCATTGTTTGGTTACGTAAGGTTCCAAAAGCCTCCAGGCAGACTGAACACGCATTCGCGCGCTGCGTTCGTCGTGTCTGCCCCAAAAAAACATATGGGCTGCGGCTGTGTTGCTGCGGATGCCTACCATACCATTTCCTCTCCTCACATCATGTTGGGAcggggatggagggatgCATGGATGCATGGATGGCGTTGATGCTCTTAGATGCAATAAAGTGGCACAATGGCTCCTTCCATCCTCGAGCATCCACTATGCTCTAGGTATTTAGCCGAAGTGCTGTTGTGTGGAACCCGCGAGGCACAGTTAATGTAAGAAGCAAGAACGAGGCAGTACCTGTACTTGTAGGTACTGTGCTCCGTACCTAAGATATGCAAGGTACACACATCTCTTCAGGTACCATTGGCCGTCTGCGCAtgctcatcgtcatcttcattaCCCATAGGTACTTGGGCTAGATGGCATGGCGAGAACCACaacgagggaggggagagcaGACACGCGGCACAGACACGGAAAGTCTCACCCCACCCGCGACGCCTCATTCCGCTGGCCATCACCCCATCATGCTCTGTGGCCAGATGGTGGAACGGATTCAGGAACCATCCCGCCCCGCACCGCTGAAGACTAAGTACCTGGGAGAGGGCCGGAGGGTGTGCCGTACCTGACCAGGGGGGCTCTGCTTGCAGCTCTCTCACCGTCCCCCCATCGCCAATGCGTGCGTGCGCcttcctacctacctaggtagcaAAGCTATTGTCGCAttggtaggtaggcaggtaggtgtTTCTCATTACCACGGAACCATATATTGTTTTCAGTGCTGGGTATAGCACTTATACTGTGTTCCTATTGCTTTCCTCTATGTTGcgtacctgtgcgacctcAAGAGGGACCGTCTTGGCCACGTACCTTAGTTGTCAGGTAGGTATGTATCTTGGGGAGGGATGCTTGTCATTGTTGGATTCTCCAACACGGGccggccccccctccccttcaaCGACACTactggctgctgctgtttcGTTACCTTTTCTTCCACACACCGCCGCATATCTTGGCTCGTTGTATCCGGCAGCCTCCCTAGCCGACTTGTCGAGCTTCCCTTCATCTCATGTCACGCTAAATGCCTGGCGCGCTTTCCTCTTCACTGGCCAAACCTCATGTCGGCCGTCCGTTCTACATTGGTGCTGCTAGCACAGGGTAttgtgtcgtcgtcgcccaggaTGATCCAAACCGCTGGCCCTGGCCCAAGACCTGTCGACCATGTTTAGCGGAGCCCGATTTCCGTGATACGCAGACGTGACGCTGGTCCGGATTCGACTATGAGCCCCATCGTGACAGGGCATCCCCGCCGGCGAGAAATGTCTGAGCTTCAGCAGCAAACAGAAACGATGGACCATTTGGCATACCCAGTGGCTTATGGACCCGTTGGCTTCCTGTTCTCGCGGCACTTCCCTGATCCCGCCTGCTACCATCACGCAACGGGGACTTGGCAAGCTCGAGGGATTTCTTGCCCAAATAGATCTTGAccaacctacctaggtagctcTCAGCGGTGGCATTGCCCCTCTGCAGCAGGCCTAGAAGAGCGGCGGCACAGCAACGGACGCCACTTTATCCTCGCCCATCCGACTCCCTCCCGCCCTCTCTGACCAGTCATGGCCACCGACCAAAGAGCTTTTGCAGCCGCTAGACGGGCTGCGCAGAAGTCTTGGCTCACTCGTCACCACAGCTCGCTGTTCAGGGGGTGGGCGCCTTCCGCCTCGATGCTTCCACCCTCCTGGGCCCCTGTACATGGCGCCTTGCCTGCAAACTGCAAGCCTCATCACGCATGCGCGTGAGAGGACTATGTAAGTTGCACTGACGAACTCCTAGGACGGGAATGTGTCATCTAATATGTTGTATAaaccctctctctctggcaCGTCATTCGGACTGGGACCACCAGGTAGCACACGACCCTGTTAACTGTCAGCCTTTCGTATAAGGGTACGATTTGTATCTGATCTCAAGTACGCATTGTGCAGGAGCATGGCATGAAAACGGCTCCGTTCGGTTGGTCCGCGTCGTTCCACCGCCTCTTATTACAGatcccatcccatcatccTCCATGCGGCCAGCCATAACTGGCACACCGGGGCCCCTCATCTCTCTCCACATGGTGACCCTGCCTTACCGGGACCCATCTTCAGGGCCTCGAATCTCGGCGACCCTCTGGGACCCGCCCTCGGGGAGTTGGCATTTCATCTGGGTTCTAGCCTACGAATGCACAAGGGTCTGGTCAGAATGGATACTGGGATTTCTCGATGCTGTCCTTCGCGGCTGATGACTTTAGATCCATGGTTCCCATTGCCCCGCATATGTAACGATCTAGATCTGCTGCCGCTTTCCTTCCTCCCTTTCacttctctccctctcacttTGGCGATGCTCCTGCCACATTGTCACTCCCTAGATAATAACAGTACCACACAGCCATATGGCTGAGGTGGATTTATCAGAGAGCAATGGCGGTGCTCTCGTAGTCACGTCCATAACGCTCCTTGTTTTTACCTGGCTCTCTGTCGTTCTTAGATGCTACGTACGAGCTTTCATGACCAAGGGTTTCCAAATCGATGACTGGCTCATGGTTGTGGCCCAGGCAAGTTTTCCCCTTCGGCAATATGATGTTCATGGTCACAGTGTATTGATTGATGCTCCATCTCAGATTGTTTTCACTCTCTCATGCTCTCTCATTCTTCTTGGCGTAAACACTGGTTTGGGTCACCACAACAAAGCCCTCggcgagaggagggaggTTTCGGCTCTGATGGTATGTTACTTCAACCCCCACTCTTTCAATCCCGTttgccaacgccgccatACAGTATCAGGCCTTGGCTACGGCCACATATGTCCTCGACATGCTCTTCATCAAGCTGAGCATCGGCTTTTTCCTACTGCGACTCTCCAACTCGAAGCTCTATAACTGGATCATTTATGTCAGTCTGGCTGTTGTGGCCGTTTGGAGTGTGGTGATCTTCTTCTGGAACATTTTCCAATGCTCTCCGATCGAGGCACAATGGGATTATGCGATTCCAGACTCTAAGTGCGTGTCACCGGACGCTGTCGTGGCGGCAGCCTATTCCATCAGTGTCATGACCATTCTGAGCGATTGGCTATATGTGAGTTCTTATAGTCCCCTATGCAAATATGTGTGCGCCCGAGACGATGCTGACCTGTCTGG from Colletotrichum higginsianum IMI 349063 chromosome 3, whole genome shotgun sequence includes the following:
- a CDS encoding Major facilitator superfamily transporter, giving the protein MSDGTTPMRSPTRGANTTDNAAGKSLNKTMNVDDLEADPEWSAEHDLVYPEGGWTAWSQVLAGNMLNALAWGYPATFGVYQLYYTDKLHLPAAQVSWIGSVQIFLTFALCTISGRLTDAGYARHAVLVGCVFVVFGSFMTSLCTRYWQIMLAQGVCTGMGLGVLFMPSVAIIGSYFKEKRSLALAVSTTGTGVGSLIFPSTLQYLVPQVGFPWAVRCSAFVALAVATIANMLLRPRLPPRKSGPLVEWTAFREGPYILFTLGVFFYFMALYFGFFYINTYSRKIVGFSTTDSVSLLLITNGMGIPIRPVVGWLADRHVGPINMFMLMVFLLGGMEFVWIGVETRTGMYVFSVFFGLSNGAAQGVFVGSTASLTTDPQKMGTRFGMIATISGFASLAGPPTAGAIIDKAGGQYLGAQIWGGAMMIANSLMIAAARTAKAGKAWRVKL
- a CDS encoding Kynurenine formamidase; amino-acid sequence: MPDSLTFTEHHYAADNELQRLGVWELPQPAENASGYWVIYLHGGAWRDPRKTFHDFEHSIDEIAKTGSVPKSEIRGFVGIDYRLSPHPLFQQDPAVTPPAELRLAQHPDHLRDIWSALAFLQREYDIQDRYILIGHSAGATLALQLPMGPVALGAAPPSEVKMPAAFIGVAGIYELHDFNARHGQSYTQFIAGAFGEDQKSWNKVVPATFSGSFKDALPAQNLILLAWSPDDSLVDEPEIDGMASKLKKDGVECTVAKNLTHDHDFAWEDGKQIARLLSEALDLLRKK
- a CDS encoding Integral membrane family protein: MAEVDLSESNGGALVVTSITLLVFTWLSVVLRCYVRAFMTKGFQIDDWLMVVAQIVFTLSCSLILLGVNTGLGHHNKALGERREVSALMYQALATATYVLDMLFIKLSIGFFLLRLSNSKLYNWIIYVSLAVVAVWSVVIFFWNIFQCSPIEAQWDYAIPDSKCVSPDAVVAAAYSISVMTILSDWLYALLPIPMIWSVKMTKQAKATVIVILGLGIL